The sequence CGTTGGCGCTGATCGATAGGATCGACCAACTCGGAATAGGCGTTGACGATCTCCATGCCCGCAACGACTAATTGGAAACGGTCGGTAATAGAAGGATCGGCGTCATTGGCGCGCGCCAGCGGCGATAATTCTTTCGGATGCGAAGTAAGAAAGAGCGGCGACAGGATTTGCGGACGGCAAGTTTTTTTATAAAGCGCGTCGATCAATGCTCCCCATCCCAAAGCGCCGACATTGATATCCTCCAAAGTTATCCCCTTCCCATGAATCGCGTCCAATAACTCTTTCTTGGTTTTATGTTCGTCGATATCGATTCCGACGCCTTCCAAAATCACATCGCGAAAAGACTTGCGCGGCCAAGGCGGAGAGAAATCGATCATTTTTCCCAAATACTCGAAAGTCAACGAACCAAGAACTTTTTCCAGCGTGGAAGTGAGCAGCCGTTCGGTAAAATCCATATTGTCCTGGTAATTCCAATAGGCGGCGTAATATTCCAGCATTAAAAATTCCTGCAAATGCGCCGTAGAGATGCCCTCGTTGCGAAAGCAATGGGCGAATTCGAAAACCCGGTCGTAACCGCCGACAATCAGCCGCTTGAGATAGGTTTCCGGAGCGATGCGCATGTATAAATCGATATCCAGCGCATGGTGATGGGTGAGGAAGGGCTTAGCCATGGCTCCGGAAGGCTTGGCTTGCAGGATGGGCGTCTCTACTTCGATAAAATTGTTGTCCTCCAGCGTGCGGCGTATGGCGCGGATGACCTCGCGCCGGGTGCGGAAGCGGCGTCGGGAATCTTCGTTAACAATCAAATCCAAATAACGCTGGCGGTAACGCACCTCCAGGTCGGCGAGACCATGCCATTTTTCCGGCAAGGTCAAAAGCGCCTTAGAAAGCAATTGAAAAGATTTTGCCCGCAGCGTTTGTTCGCCGGTTTTGGTGACGAAGATCTCGCCTTCGGCGCCGATAAAATCGCCGATATCGATGTTTTTTTTGAAGAAGGCGTAGGTTTCCTGGCCCAGGTCGTCCTGAGCGAAGCAGAGTTGCATCTTCGCTTCCGCGTCTTGAATGTGCATAAAACTGAGTTTGCCCATCTTGCGGATGGCGATGATTCGTCCGGCGAGACGGACGTTCTTGTCCCCAACAGGCAGATTCAGCGCTTGGACAAGCCGATGGCTGCGTTCGAAGCGGTCGGGATAGGGTTGGATTCCTTCTGCCTGCAATTGCCGAATCAATTCGATTCGTTCTTCGCGGATGCTTTTTTTGGTTTCCGGCATGGCGTTTCCTTGATAAAAGAAACCCCGAATAAAATCGGGGCATGGTTAAAAAATTATAGTATCGCAAGAGCCGTAGTAATAGTGGAGCGATTATATTCCTCTTCTCCATTTATGCGCCGGCATGTCCGCCGTAAGGGCGGTCGATGTTGCCCGGACCGAAATAATTGATATCGCCGTTGCTGCTGAGGCCGTTGGTGGCGTCGTAGCGCATTCCGTATTCGTTGTAATGGTTAGGGCCGATGCTGCGGATTTGAAATCGGACGATGCCGGCGAAAGCCCGGTCGTCCGTGCCGCCCGTCCAATGGTTGGGATATCCGGTGTAAATATTGAAATCGCCCAAAAGGTTTTCATTGATAGGCTGCGGATCGGGCTGAGTCGTAATAAAATAAAAGGGATCGTAGGCATGGATGAAATTGAAGCGGCCGGGAATGGCGGGAGCGAAGGGATCGG comes from Candidatus Omnitrophota bacterium and encodes:
- the lysS gene encoding lysine--tRNA ligase, giving the protein MPETKKSIREERIELIRQLQAEGIQPYPDRFERSHRLVQALNLPVGDKNVRLAGRIIAIRKMGKLSFMHIQDAEAKMQLCFAQDDLGQETYAFFKKNIDIGDFIGAEGEIFVTKTGEQTLRAKSFQLLSKALLTLPEKWHGLADLEVRYRQRYLDLIVNEDSRRRFRTRREVIRAIRRTLEDNNFIEVETPILQAKPSGAMAKPFLTHHHALDIDLYMRIAPETYLKRLIVGGYDRVFEFAHCFRNEGISTAHLQEFLMLEYYAAYWNYQDNMDFTERLLTSTLEKVLGSLTFEYLGKMIDFSPPWPRKSFRDVILEGVGIDIDEHKTKKELLDAIHGKGITLEDINVGALGWGALIDALYKKTCRPQILSPLFLTSHPKELSPLARANDADPSITDRFQLVVAGMEIVNAYSELVDPIDQRQRLAAQQSLRDAGDEEAMELDEDYVQCMEYGMPPISGWGMGIDRFVALITNEENIKNTVYFPLMRPLG
- a CDS encoding prepilin-type N-terminal cleavage/methylation domain-containing protein, with the translated sequence MKKGFTLIELLIVVAIIGILAAIAVPNFLNAQIRAKIARVRADQNAYANALTQYMLDAGNRVPPQDLIYKITTPISYISTLNPDPFAPAIPGRFNFIHAYDPFYFITTQPDPQPINENLLGDFNIYTGYPNHWTGGTDDRAFAGIVRFQIRSIGPNHYNEYGMRYDATNGLSSNGDINYFGPGNIDRPYGGHAGA